A single Desulfonatronum thiodismutans DNA region contains:
- a CDS encoding NAD(P)/FAD-dependent oxidoreductase has translation MTTSSSINSADVIIIGGGPAGLFAAYHLAENTDLKIILVDKGRSPLRRSCPIGQKQSPTCHHCKPCNILSGIGGAGLFSDGKLNFIHILGKTDLTQFLSPDQARELIRETETVFTRFGMDGPVYPTDMDKAREIRKQAKKAGIDLLLIRQKHLGSDKLPDHIAAMAEHIQRKGVIIRTNEDVREILVDQGRVGGVVTDQATLQCRHVVLAPGRVGADWAGRIAQAHGINLTQRGIEVGVRVEVHNDILHDLTNVIYDPTFFIQTRKYDDQTRTFCTNRGGYVSLENYQNFVCVNGHAYLDKKSENSNFAFLSKVVLTEPVTDNQAYGESIGKLASLIGGGKPILQRFGDLKRGRRSTWNRISKGFIRPTLSNVTCGDIAMALPERILTNLVEGLEKLNCVVPGVANDETLLYAPEIKFFATQMETDADLRTSLPGMYVAGDGPGVAGNIVSAAATGMLAAKGIIKDLS, from the coding sequence TTGACCACCTCCTCATCAATCAACTCAGCCGACGTGATCATTATCGGCGGCGGCCCGGCCGGTTTGTTCGCCGCGTACCACTTGGCCGAAAACACGGACCTGAAGATCATCCTGGTGGACAAGGGCCGATCCCCCCTGCGTCGGTCCTGCCCCATCGGTCAAAAGCAAAGTCCGACCTGCCACCATTGCAAGCCCTGCAACATTCTTTCCGGAATCGGCGGGGCCGGTCTGTTTTCCGACGGCAAGCTGAACTTCATCCATATCCTCGGCAAGACGGACCTGACCCAGTTTCTCTCACCGGACCAAGCCAGGGAACTGATTCGCGAAACCGAAACGGTCTTCACCCGGTTCGGTATGGACGGCCCGGTCTACCCCACGGACATGGACAAGGCCCGGGAGATCCGCAAACAAGCCAAAAAAGCCGGAATCGACCTGCTCCTGATCCGCCAAAAGCACCTGGGCAGCGACAAACTGCCCGACCACATCGCGGCCATGGCCGAGCATATCCAACGCAAGGGCGTAATCATCCGCACCAACGAGGATGTTCGGGAAATCCTGGTGGACCAAGGCCGTGTCGGCGGAGTGGTCACCGATCAAGCGACCTTGCAATGTCGGCACGTGGTTCTGGCCCCGGGCCGGGTCGGAGCTGACTGGGCCGGGCGCATCGCCCAGGCCCACGGCATCAACCTGACCCAGCGCGGCATTGAGGTCGGTGTGCGCGTAGAGGTGCATAACGACATTCTCCACGACCTGACCAACGTAATCTACGATCCGACCTTTTTCATCCAGACCCGAAAATACGACGACCAGACCCGGACTTTCTGCACCAACCGCGGCGGATACGTCTCCCTGGAGAACTACCAGAACTTCGTCTGCGTCAACGGCCACGCCTACCTGGACAAGAAGTCCGAAAACAGCAACTTCGCCTTTCTCTCCAAAGTGGTGCTCACCGAACCGGTCACGGACAACCAAGCCTACGGCGAGTCCATCGGCAAGCTGGCCAGTCTGATCGGCGGCGGCAAGCCCATCCTGCAGCGTTTCGGCGACCTCAAGCGCGGACGACGCAGCACCTGGAACCGGATATCCAAGGGTTTCATCCGCCCCACCCTGTCCAACGTCACCTGTGGCGACATCGCTATGGCCCTGCCTGAACGCATCCTGACCAACCTCGTGGAAGGCCTGGAAAAGCTGAACTGCGTCGTTCCGGGCGTGGCCAATGACGAAACTCTGCTCTACGCCCCGGAAATCAAGTTTTTCGCCACCCAGATGGAGACCGATGCCGACCTGCGAACCTCCCTGCCGGGCATGTACGTTGCCGGTGACGGTCCCGGCGTGGCCGGCAACATCGTCTCCGCCGCGGCCACCGGAATGCTGGCAGCCAAGGGGATCATCAAGGATTTAAGCTGA
- the mutM gene encoding bifunctional DNA-formamidopyrimidine glycosylase/DNA-(apurinic or apyrimidinic site) lyase — translation MPELPEVETIAQGLRPLLTGRTVIGVPHIAAHLAKGDRDLAREVIGRTIRGVSRRGKLLFLEFPDQDVLVFHLRMTGRLGLMPAGLAPARHVHLLLDLDDGTTLYFQDQRKFGTCGLFADEELKRWPFYRNLGPEPLGLDLETFTRQISGKKGRIKALLLDQRIIAGIGNIYADESLFRADIHPATPAYRIVPERLAGLLTSIQSVLEEAIAAGGSSIRDYRTAAGLVGTFQNTFQVYGRGGLPCVLCGTALQTAKVAGRTTCFCPDCQVV, via the coding sequence ATGCCCGAACTGCCTGAAGTGGAAACCATTGCCCAAGGGCTCCGCCCTCTGCTCACGGGGCGGACCGTCATCGGAGTGCCGCACATCGCCGCGCATCTGGCCAAGGGAGACCGGGACCTGGCCCGGGAAGTCATCGGGCGAACCATCCGCGGCGTCTCCCGCCGGGGCAAATTGTTGTTTCTGGAGTTTCCGGATCAAGACGTGCTGGTGTTTCACCTGCGCATGACCGGAAGGCTGGGTCTCATGCCCGCCGGTCTTGCTCCTGCCCGGCACGTGCATTTGTTGTTGGATCTGGACGACGGGACCACGCTGTATTTTCAGGACCAACGCAAATTCGGAACCTGCGGCCTGTTTGCCGACGAGGAGCTGAAGCGATGGCCCTTTTATCGCAACCTCGGACCGGAACCGCTGGGGTTGGATTTGGAGACCTTCACGAGGCAAATCAGTGGGAAGAAAGGGCGGATCAAGGCATTGCTGTTGGATCAGCGGATCATTGCCGGAATCGGCAACATCTATGCCGATGAAAGCCTTTTCCGAGCGGACATCCATCCGGCGACGCCAGCATATCGGATCGTCCCGGAACGCCTGGCCGGACTCCTAACAAGCATCCAGAGCGTCCTGGAGGAAGCCATCGCCGCAGGAGGCAGTTCCATCCGGGACTACCGCACCGCGGCGGGACTCGTGGGGACGTTTCAAAATACCTTTCAGGTCTATGGGCGTGGGGGGCTGCCCTGCGTACTCTGCGGCACGGCCCTCCAGACCGCCAAGGTCGCCGGTCGGACCACCTGCTTCTGCCCGGATTGCCAAGTGGTGTAA
- a CDS encoding acetate kinase: MKILILNSGSSSVKYQLLDMTEQAVLASGLVERIGEATSKIKHVRRPGTDREQAFNEAMSIPDHATGLAKLVELITGKETGVIASVSEIQGIGHRIVHGGEDFSAPTLVDETVIEGIKAQIPLAPLHNPGGLAGIETALRLIPGVPNVAVFDTAFHQTMAPEAYRYAIPKELYTELKIRRYGFHGTSHFYVAKQCAKMLGKPLQETSCVTVHLGNGCSMAAIKNGKCIDTSMGLTPLAGLVMGTRSGDVDPALHAFLADNKGLTIREIDTLLNKESGLKGMCGHNDMRDIHDLIAQGDADAQLALRVFCRRVTQYIGQYLALLDGADAICFTAGIGENDSAVRRLSCATLGGLGAVLDTQRNAEAPRGQAMEISTANSLIKIFIIPTNEELEIATQTMEVLGNKEAERESGKN; the protein is encoded by the coding sequence ATGAAGATTCTCATCCTCAACTCCGGCAGTTCCTCGGTCAAATATCAGCTTTTGGACATGACCGAGCAGGCCGTTTTGGCTTCGGGTCTTGTGGAACGCATCGGCGAGGCCACCAGCAAGATCAAACATGTCCGCCGTCCCGGCACGGACCGGGAGCAGGCCTTCAATGAAGCCATGTCCATCCCGGACCACGCCACGGGCCTGGCAAAGCTGGTGGAACTGATCACCGGCAAGGAGACCGGAGTCATCGCCTCGGTTTCGGAAATCCAGGGCATCGGCCACAGAATCGTTCATGGCGGGGAAGACTTCAGCGCTCCGACCCTGGTGGACGAGACCGTGATTGAGGGCATCAAGGCTCAAATCCCCTTGGCACCGTTACACAATCCCGGGGGGCTGGCTGGCATCGAGACCGCGTTGCGGCTGATACCCGGCGTGCCCAACGTGGCCGTGTTCGACACGGCCTTTCACCAGACCATGGCCCCGGAAGCCTACCGTTACGCCATTCCCAAGGAACTTTACACCGAACTGAAGATCCGTCGCTACGGCTTCCACGGCACGTCTCACTTCTATGTGGCCAAGCAGTGTGCCAAAATGCTGGGCAAGCCGCTCCAGGAAACCTCCTGTGTGACCGTACATCTGGGCAACGGCTGCTCCATGGCCGCGATCAAGAACGGCAAGTGCATCGACACCAGCATGGGCCTGACCCCGTTGGCCGGACTGGTGATGGGCACGCGTTCCGGCGACGTGGACCCGGCCCTGCATGCCTTTCTGGCGGACAACAAGGGCTTGACTATTCGCGAAATCGACACGCTGTTGAACAAGGAAAGCGGGCTGAAGGGGATGTGCGGCCATAACGATATGCGCGACATCCACGACCTCATCGCCCAGGGCGACGCAGACGCCCAACTGGCTCTGCGGGTCTTCTGCCGCCGGGTGACCCAGTACATCGGCCAGTACCTGGCCCTGCTGGACGGAGCCGACGCCATCTGCTTTACCGCCGGCATCGGCGAGAACGACTCCGCGGTTCGCCGACTGTCCTGCGCCACCCTTGGAGGGTTGGGCGCGGTACTGGACACCCAGCGTAATGCCGAAGCTCCCCGTGGCCAAGCCATGGAAATCAGCACCGCCAACAGCCTGATCAAAATCTTTATCATCCCCACCAACGAAGAGTTGGAAATCGCCACCCAGACCATGGAAGTCCTGGGAAACAAGGAGGCTGAGCGTGAGTCAGGAAAAAATTGA
- the ldhH gene encoding L-lactate dehydrogenase (quinone) large subunit LdhH: MQTAVKIEEYLQEVEESLGNEFQRKALDTFAVAYRTGRANAFTGMDVKGLIEEIAQAKDDGIRRMDELYQQFKQKAESMGVHVHLATTAEEANRIIARIAKDNDCKKVIKAKSMTAEETHLNNHLEAEGLKVVESDLGEWIIQMRGEGPSHMVMPAIHLSRYQVADLFAGVTKKEQNPDIQKLVKVARRELRKEYVEADMGISGSNFAVVETGTIGLVTNEGNARLATTLPRVHVALVGLEKLTPTLHDALRILRALPRNATGQQITSYVTWITGPNECKGAPDDKKVMHVVFLDNGRKKLAKDKDFAQILRCIRCGACANVCPVYRLVGGHKYGHVYIGAIGLIMTYFFHGKDKAKFLVQNCVNCGACKEVCAAGIDLPRLIKEIHAMIQDEDGHPAQSKLMGMVLKNRTLFHTLLKNMRWAQKPFAEREGQYIRHLPTVFMKEKDQDFRKLPTIADKAFRDEWKSIKPEVRNPTLRVALFSGCVQDFVYPEQMKAAVKIIASTGTVELDYPMKQSCCGLPVNMMGEKQAAVEVARQNVQAIDPSKFDYIMTMCASCASHLKHSYPKLLENDADLAPKVAQFADKVIDFSSFIHDVLQISSMKFNRSGKRIGYHAPCHLCRGLEVREAPREAINMAHDYVPTSEEEVCCGFGGSYSMKFPAISKTLLAKKMANLEAGDIAAVATDCPGCVMQIRGGMKAAGKDIEVKHVAELLAERLR; the protein is encoded by the coding sequence ATGCAAACTGCCGTAAAAATAGAAGAATATCTCCAGGAAGTCGAAGAGTCCCTGGGCAACGAGTTCCAGCGCAAGGCCTTGGACACCTTTGCCGTGGCCTATCGCACCGGCCGGGCCAACGCCTTTACCGGAATGGACGTCAAGGGCCTGATCGAGGAGATCGCCCAGGCCAAGGACGACGGCATCCGGCGCATGGACGAGCTGTACCAGCAGTTCAAGCAAAAAGCCGAATCCATGGGCGTCCACGTCCATCTGGCCACGACCGCGGAGGAGGCCAACCGGATCATCGCCCGCATCGCCAAGGACAACGACTGTAAAAAGGTGATCAAGGCCAAGTCCATGACCGCGGAGGAAACCCACCTCAACAACCATCTGGAAGCCGAGGGTCTGAAGGTCGTGGAATCGGACCTGGGGGAATGGATCATCCAGATGCGCGGCGAAGGCCCGTCGCACATGGTCATGCCTGCCATCCACCTCTCCCGCTACCAAGTGGCCGACCTCTTCGCCGGGGTGACCAAGAAGGAACAGAATCCGGACATCCAGAAGCTGGTCAAAGTGGCCCGTCGGGAGCTGCGCAAGGAATACGTGGAAGCGGACATGGGCATCTCCGGAAGCAACTTCGCCGTGGTGGAAACCGGAACCATCGGCCTGGTGACCAACGAGGGCAACGCCCGGCTGGCCACCACCCTGCCTCGGGTGCATGTGGCTCTGGTGGGCCTGGAAAAGCTGACACCCACCCTGCACGACGCCCTGCGCATCCTTCGCGCCCTGCCCCGCAACGCCACCGGCCAGCAGATCACCTCCTACGTGACCTGGATCACCGGTCCCAACGAATGCAAGGGCGCGCCGGACGACAAGAAGGTCATGCACGTGGTCTTCCTGGACAACGGACGCAAGAAGCTGGCCAAGGACAAGGACTTCGCCCAGATCCTGCGCTGCATCCGCTGCGGGGCCTGCGCCAACGTCTGCCCGGTCTACCGCCTGGTTGGCGGCCATAAGTACGGCCACGTCTACATCGGGGCCATCGGCCTGATCATGACCTACTTCTTCCACGGCAAGGACAAGGCCAAGTTTCTGGTCCAGAACTGCGTGAACTGCGGGGCCTGCAAGGAGGTCTGCGCCGCGGGCATCGACCTGCCTCGACTGATCAAGGAAATCCATGCCATGATTCAGGACGAGGATGGCCATCCGGCCCAGTCCAAACTGATGGGCATGGTGCTTAAGAACCGCACCCTGTTCCACACCCTGCTGAAAAACATGCGCTGGGCCCAGAAGCCTTTTGCGGAGCGCGAAGGGCAGTACATCCGACATCTGCCCACGGTGTTCATGAAGGAAAAAGATCAGGATTTCCGCAAGCTGCCCACCATCGCGGACAAGGCCTTCCGGGACGAATGGAAGTCCATCAAACCCGAGGTGCGCAACCCCACGTTGCGGGTGGCCCTGTTCTCGGGCTGCGTCCAGGACTTCGTCTACCCCGAACAGATGAAGGCCGCGGTCAAGATCATCGCCTCCACGGGTACCGTGGAGCTGGACTACCCCATGAAGCAATCCTGCTGCGGCCTGCCGGTGAACATGATGGGCGAGAAGCAGGCGGCCGTGGAAGTGGCTCGGCAGAACGTTCAGGCCATTGATCCGTCCAAATTCGACTACATCATGACCATGTGCGCCTCCTGTGCCTCGCACCTCAAGCACAGCTACCCCAAGCTGCTGGAGAACGATGCCGATCTGGCCCCCAAGGTGGCCCAATTCGCGGACAAGGTCATCGACTTCAGTTCCTTCATCCACGATGTGCTGCAAATCTCGTCCATGAAGTTCAACCGCTCCGGCAAACGCATCGGCTACCACGCCCCTTGCCACCTCTGCCGAGGCCTGGAAGTCCGCGAAGCACCGAGGGAGGCCATCAACATGGCCCACGACTATGTGCCGACCTCCGAGGAGGAAGTCTGCTGCGGCTTCGGCGGTTCCTACTCCATGAAGTTCCCGGCCATCTCCAAGACCCTGCTGGCTAAAAAAATGGCCAACCTGGAAGCGGGCGACATCGCCGCCGTGGCCACGGACTGCCCAGGCTGCGTGATGCAGATCCGGGGCGGAATGAAGGCCGCGGGCAAGGACATCGAGGTCAAACACGTGGCCGAACTGCTGGCCGAACGGCTGCGGTAG
- a CDS encoding ChaN family lipoprotein, translating into MGLIPLRALSAILALLTLLGLNVGCARLLSPPMPETATLPQPGTLFLADGRHVESSELAALVASHDFILIGESHANACDHQFQTEALGILAQSGLPLALGLEMVPWSAQAVLDAFYQGGVELNELEEKLGWQDYWGYNFAFYRPILAQAKESDIPVYGLNVPKALLHRIRADGLDSIPSEERGLLPPALIPPPPTQRAMIEEEYHRHLKLMPDRTMEAGFDLERFMIIQSLWDTQMAHAAIQHREADETMVILTGAAHVEDGHGIAYRLGLLDEAPRILSLIPWRGGPIPDPTAGDFFFYCPEPPRRLGMLITWVDDQVVVTGVIPNSLAQEAGLQPGDVLLAADETPITALEVLHHAGVQAKTDQRPLLLRVLRDGDQITIPITSP; encoded by the coding sequence GTGGGATTGATCCCCCTTCGGGCGCTGTCGGCGATTCTGGCCCTCCTGACCCTCCTGGGCCTGAACGTCGGCTGCGCCCGCCTTCTCTCTCCCCCCATGCCCGAAACGGCCACGTTGCCGCAGCCCGGGACGCTCTTTCTGGCCGATGGACGTCACGTCGAATCTTCCGAGCTGGCGGCCCTGGTCGCGTCTCACGATTTCATTCTGATCGGCGAGTCCCACGCCAATGCCTGCGATCATCAGTTCCAGACCGAGGCCCTGGGCATTTTGGCCCAATCCGGTCTGCCGCTTGCACTTGGGTTGGAGATGGTTCCCTGGTCCGCCCAGGCGGTCCTGGACGCATTTTACCAGGGAGGCGTAGAGCTGAATGAACTGGAAGAGAAGTTGGGCTGGCAGGACTACTGGGGATACAATTTTGCCTTCTATCGTCCGATCCTGGCTCAGGCCAAGGAATCCGACATTCCGGTTTACGGCCTGAACGTGCCCAAGGCCCTGCTGCATCGGATCCGTGCCGACGGCCTGGACAGCATCCCTTCCGAAGAGCGCGGCCTGCTTCCCCCGGCGCTGATCCCTCCCCCGCCTACTCAGCGGGCCATGATCGAAGAGGAATACCACCGGCACCTGAAATTGATGCCGGACCGGACCATGGAAGCCGGGTTCGACCTGGAACGATTCATGATAATCCAGTCCCTCTGGGATACCCAGATGGCCCATGCCGCGATCCAGCATCGCGAAGCGGATGAAACCATGGTCATCCTGACCGGTGCGGCCCATGTTGAAGACGGTCACGGGATTGCCTATCGACTCGGCCTGCTGGACGAGGCCCCCCGGATACTGTCCCTGATCCCCTGGCGCGGAGGTCCAATCCCGGACCCCACGGCCGGAGATTTCTTTTTCTACTGTCCGGAACCACCGAGACGTCTGGGCATGCTCATCACCTGGGTCGACGATCAGGTGGTCGTCACCGGCGTGATTCCAAACTCCCTGGCCCAGGAAGCCGGGTTGCAGCCCGGAGACGTCCTGCTCGCCGCGGACGAAACTCCCATTACAGCCCTGGAAGTCCTGCACCACGCCGGAGTCCAGGCCAAAACCGATCAACGGCCCCTACTCCTGAGAGTACTCCGAGACGGCGACCAAATTACCATCCCCATCACCTCCCCTTGA
- a CDS encoding phenylacetate--CoA ligase family protein translates to MTRKDRTEGIYSRREVLDESERRQYYQIHLKDLLTYAYRYSEDVKKRFDRAQFSPDKFKVLNDLKHIPIIKKKELIFLQTMGPRLGGLLTKDLGELRRIFLSPGPIFDPEDRVDDYWGWTEGFYAAGFRPGDVNMITFNYHLAPAGLMFEEPLRNLGCAVVPAGPGNTNTQLDIMQKLRITGYVGTPSYLMHLAQKGEEAGLNLRKDLYLEVAFVTGEKFPEKLRNNLEKKFDIIMRQGYGTADVGSIGYECFHKNGLHVSNRVFAEICHPDTGIPLKDGEVGEIVVTAFNKTYPLIRLSTGDLSYIDRAPCPCGRSSPRLGNIVGRVDTTARIKGMFVYPHQVEQVMASFEEIKRWQIEVTNPGGIDELTLFIEASQFKRENELFHQFREKIGLRPDLKVVAPGSLPAQIRPIEDKRKWD, encoded by the coding sequence ATGACTCGAAAAGACCGTACTGAAGGCATCTATAGTCGCCGGGAAGTACTGGATGAAAGCGAACGCAGGCAATATTACCAGATCCATCTCAAGGATCTTCTGACCTACGCCTACAGGTACTCCGAGGACGTCAAGAAGCGCTTTGACCGGGCCCAGTTCAGCCCGGACAAGTTCAAGGTGCTCAACGACTTGAAGCACATCCCGATCATCAAGAAAAAGGAATTGATTTTCTTGCAGACCATGGGACCGCGCCTTGGCGGATTGCTGACCAAGGACCTGGGGGAACTGCGCCGGATTTTTCTTTCTCCCGGCCCGATCTTCGACCCCGAGGACCGCGTCGACGACTACTGGGGTTGGACCGAAGGCTTTTATGCCGCCGGATTTCGTCCCGGTGACGTGAACATGATCACCTTCAACTACCACCTCGCCCCCGCCGGGCTGATGTTCGAGGAGCCGCTGCGCAACCTGGGCTGCGCCGTGGTCCCCGCGGGCCCTGGGAACACCAACACCCAGTTGGACATCATGCAGAAGCTGCGAATCACCGGGTACGTCGGTACGCCCAGCTACCTGATGCACCTGGCCCAAAAGGGCGAGGAAGCCGGGCTGAATCTGCGCAAGGATCTCTATCTGGAAGTGGCTTTCGTCACCGGCGAAAAATTCCCGGAAAAACTGCGCAACAACCTGGAAAAGAAGTTCGACATCATCATGCGCCAAGGCTACGGCACCGCGGATGTCGGCTCCATCGGCTACGAATGTTTCCACAAAAACGGGCTGCACGTCTCCAATCGCGTTTTCGCGGAGATTTGCCATCCGGACACCGGGATTCCGCTCAAGGACGGGGAAGTCGGCGAAATCGTGGTCACGGCCTTCAACAAGACCTACCCGCTGATCCGGCTCTCCACCGGAGACCTGTCCTACATCGACCGGGCGCCTTGCCCATGCGGACGCTCTTCGCCCCGGCTGGGCAACATCGTCGGCCGCGTGGACACCACGGCCCGGATCAAAGGCATGTTCGTTTACCCGCATCAGGTCGAACAGGTCATGGCCTCTTTCGAAGAGATCAAGCGCTGGCAGATCGAGGTGACCAACCCCGGGGGCATCGACGAACTGACCCTGTTCATCGAAGCCAGCCAGTTCAAGCGGGAGAACGAACTCTTCCATCAGTTCCGCGAGAAGATCGGCCTGCGACCCGACCTGAAAGTCGTGGCTCCTGGTTCGCTTCCGGCTCAAATCCGTCCCATCGAGGACAAACGTAAGTGGGATTGA
- a CDS encoding nitroreductase family protein — MTLRELVSRTRSFRRFYENHPLSLEALEDLVDMARLTASAANLQPLRYMISVDSSVNARIFPHLAWAAYLKDWDGPEEGERPTGYIVILGDQRYAKTSAWDLGIAAQTILLGATETGLGGCMIGSIKKDALAAALETPEGFEILMVIALGRPKEKIVLERLGESGDIKYWRDEKGVHHVPKRDLDSILLRRFEDN, encoded by the coding sequence ATGACCCTGCGAGAGCTTGTTTCCAGGACCCGCAGTTTCCGGCGTTTTTACGAGAACCACCCGCTCTCGCTGGAGGCCCTGGAAGATTTGGTGGACATGGCGAGGCTGACGGCCTCGGCGGCCAATTTGCAGCCCTTGCGGTACATGATCAGCGTTGATTCCAGCGTCAACGCCCGGATTTTCCCTCACCTGGCCTGGGCCGCTTATCTCAAGGACTGGGACGGGCCGGAAGAGGGTGAGCGCCCCACGGGATATATCGTCATCCTTGGAGATCAACGATACGCAAAGACCTCGGCCTGGGATCTGGGCATCGCGGCCCAGACCATCCTCCTGGGCGCAACGGAAACGGGTCTGGGCGGATGCATGATCGGCTCCATCAAAAAAGACGCCCTGGCCGCGGCTCTGGAAACGCCCGAAGGCTTTGAAATCCTGATGGTCATTGCCCTGGGACGGCCCAAGGAAAAAATCGTGCTGGAACGCCTCGGCGAGTCCGGCGACATAAAGTACTGGCGAGACGAAAAAGGCGTTCACCACGTTCCCAAGCGCGATCTGGACTCCATTCTATTGCGACGTTTCGAGGACAACTGA
- a CDS encoding LutC/YkgG family protein has product MSVSQEKIELFTKKAEAVSAVVKRIGKLDEAYAYAVDVCLNKDACQLLLSGCENAISDEASDLCVAKAADKVMAAPKLADEQYAKLAKAAEKAGVKLIADGLRGHLAGIDIGFAVADLGLAETGSLVLDSSSEDLRLSTMISEINVVVLPLSKLRATSYEAEAELLPMMQKAPNYLAFITGASRTADIERVLAIGVHGPLELHILLWEDE; this is encoded by the coding sequence CTGAGCGTGAGTCAGGAAAAAATTGAACTCTTTACTAAAAAGGCCGAAGCCGTCTCCGCGGTGGTCAAGCGGATCGGCAAACTGGACGAAGCCTACGCCTACGCCGTGGACGTCTGCCTGAACAAGGACGCCTGCCAACTGCTGCTCTCCGGCTGCGAAAACGCGATTTCCGACGAAGCCTCGGACCTGTGCGTAGCCAAGGCGGCGGACAAGGTCATGGCCGCGCCCAAGCTGGCCGACGAGCAGTACGCGAAACTGGCCAAGGCAGCGGAAAAAGCCGGAGTAAAGCTCATCGCCGACGGCCTGCGCGGCCATCTGGCCGGGATCGACATCGGATTCGCCGTGGCCGACCTGGGACTGGCCGAGACCGGTTCCCTGGTGCTGGACTCCTCTTCCGAGGATCTGCGGTTGTCCACCATGATCAGCGAGATCAACGTGGTGGTCCTGCCCCTGTCCAAGCTGCGTGCCACCAGCTACGAGGCTGAGGCCGAACTGCTGCCCATGATGCAAAAGGCCCCCAACTACCTGGCCTTCATCACCGGGGCCAGCCGGACCGCGGACATTGAACGGGTGCTGGCCATCGGGGTCCACGGCCCATTGGAACTGCACATCCTGCTCTGGGAGGACGAATAA